Proteins from a genomic interval of Geodermatophilus obscurus DSM 43160:
- a CDS encoding proline dehydrogenase family protein, which produces MFSQKALLLGASRRPELRRLVTGTPATRRVVDRFVAGETLDGALAVVRQLCGEGIAVTLDHLGEGVTDRAEAVRSRDAYLALLEGLAPLRLGRAAEVSVKLSAFGQALPGGGTDLALELVRPVAEAASAIGTTVTLDMEESATVDSTLAVLAELRRDHPGTGAVLQAALHRTEDDAAALAVPGSRVRLVKGAYDEPPSVAWQSRADVDAAYARCLGVLMRGPGHPMVGSHDPRLISLAQRLADHEGRTPDSWEVQMLYGIRATEQRRLAAEGVCVRAYVPYGADWYGYFMRRLAERPANLRFFLRSLVSTN; this is translated from the coding sequence GTGTTCTCGCAGAAGGCCCTGCTGCTCGGTGCCTCGCGGCGCCCGGAGCTGCGCCGGCTGGTCACCGGCACCCCGGCCACCCGGCGGGTGGTCGACCGGTTCGTCGCCGGCGAGACCCTCGACGGGGCGCTGGCCGTCGTCCGGCAGCTGTGCGGTGAGGGCATCGCGGTGACCCTCGACCACCTCGGCGAGGGCGTGACCGACCGCGCCGAGGCGGTGCGCTCACGCGACGCCTACCTCGCGCTGCTCGAGGGGCTGGCGCCGCTGCGGCTGGGCCGCGCCGCCGAGGTGTCGGTGAAGCTCTCGGCGTTCGGCCAGGCACTGCCCGGCGGCGGCACCGACCTGGCCCTGGAGCTGGTCCGGCCGGTCGCCGAGGCGGCGTCGGCGATCGGCACCACGGTCACCCTCGACATGGAGGAGTCGGCCACCGTCGACTCCACCCTCGCCGTCCTCGCCGAGCTGCGCCGCGACCACCCGGGCACCGGGGCGGTGCTGCAGGCCGCGCTGCACCGCACCGAGGACGACGCCGCCGCGCTCGCCGTCCCCGGGTCGCGGGTGCGGCTGGTCAAGGGCGCCTACGACGAGCCGCCGTCGGTCGCGTGGCAGTCCCGCGCCGACGTCGACGCCGCCTACGCCCGCTGCCTCGGCGTCCTCATGCGCGGACCCGGCCACCCGATGGTCGGCAGCCACGACCCGCGGCTGATCTCGCTGGCCCAGCGGCTGGCCGACCACGAGGGTCGGACGCCGGACTCCTGGGAGGTGCAGATGCTCTACGGCATCCGCGCCACCGAGCAGCGTCGGCTCGCCGCCGAGGGCGTCTGCGTGCGCGCCTACGTGCCCTACGGCGCCGACTGGTACGGCTACTTCATGCGCCGGCTGGCCGAGCGTCCTGCGAACCTGCGCTTCTTCCTGCGCTCCCTCGTCAGCACCAACTGA
- a CDS encoding helix-turn-helix domain-containing protein, whose protein sequence is MRDELQELVDRVAGLLGAPATLEDADFTLLAFCAHPVDGADTPVMDAVRTRSILGRGSTPATRLWFEDFGIAVAEGPLRTPGDPDAGILTRLVLPVRHSGRTHGYLWLLDGGRTDPAAADDPALAGAVKLAAEAGRLLAEREESAGDLARPLATALTGSPAARAQAVRTLAAAWGERTPVVLVALRPAGAGLPSPWRAPAAGAVSAVLPGEQLVAVAVPLPGRADLRPAAAVTAAALAGLPPGSTAGLSAVGTGAEEPAGRWDQARTAARVAAAVPRFSPVAHWDELGGWRLAAALPGPDPVVRPLLADPVLTATAETWLDAGCSAARASAALHVHRQTLYYRLARIAELTGLDVADGDARLLLHASLRRARLP, encoded by the coding sequence GTGCGCGACGAGCTGCAGGAGCTGGTGGACCGGGTGGCGGGCCTGCTCGGCGCCCCCGCGACCCTGGAGGACGCCGACTTCACCCTGCTGGCCTTCTGCGCCCACCCGGTCGACGGCGCCGACACCCCGGTGATGGACGCCGTGCGCACCCGCTCGATCCTCGGCCGGGGCTCGACGCCGGCCACCCGGCTCTGGTTCGAGGACTTCGGCATCGCGGTCGCCGAGGGGCCGCTGCGCACCCCGGGCGACCCGGACGCCGGGATCCTCACCCGCCTGGTGCTGCCGGTCCGGCACTCCGGGCGCACCCACGGCTACCTGTGGCTGCTCGACGGTGGGCGCACCGACCCCGCGGCTGCCGACGACCCCGCGCTGGCCGGCGCGGTGAAGCTGGCCGCCGAGGCCGGGCGGCTGCTGGCCGAGCGGGAGGAGAGCGCCGGTGACCTGGCCCGCCCGCTGGCCACCGCGCTCACCGGCTCCCCCGCCGCGCGGGCCCAGGCGGTCCGGACGCTCGCCGCGGCCTGGGGTGAGCGGACCCCGGTGGTGCTCGTGGCGCTGCGCCCGGCCGGGGCGGGGCTGCCCTCGCCGTGGCGGGCGCCGGCCGCGGGTGCGGTCAGCGCCGTGCTGCCCGGGGAGCAGCTGGTAGCGGTCGCCGTCCCGCTGCCCGGACGGGCCGACCTGCGGCCGGCCGCCGCGGTGACCGCCGCCGCGCTGGCCGGCCTGCCGCCCGGCAGCACCGCGGGCCTGTCGGCGGTCGGCACCGGCGCCGAGGAGCCGGCCGGGCGGTGGGACCAGGCGCGCACCGCGGCGCGGGTCGCGGCCGCCGTCCCGCGCTTCTCGCCCGTGGCGCACTGGGACGAGCTCGGCGGCTGGCGGCTGGCCGCCGCGCTGCCCGGCCCCGACCCGGTCGTCCGGCCCCTGCTGGCCGACCCGGTCCTCACCGCGACCGCCGAGACCTGGCTGGACGCCGGGTGCAGCGCGGCGCGGGCGTCCGCGGCCCTGCACGTGCACCGCCAGACGCTGTACTACCGGCTCGCGCGGATCGCGGAGCTGACCGGCCTGGACGTGGCCGACGGCGACGCGCGACTGCTGCTGCACGCCTCGCTGCGCCGTGCCCGGCTCCCGTGA